In Corynebacterium guangdongense, one DNA window encodes the following:
- a CDS encoding YbhB/YbcL family Raf kinase inhibitor-like protein, producing the protein MSYSYAQDARFPGPDPYAPLKVLPEFTLTSTDLEDGAELDEKLRAPKSVSPQLSWSDLPEGTKSLAVTCFDPDAPTGSGYWHWAAFNIPVDVAELPSDAGALADLGVGAVTLSNDAGERRHYGANPPAGHAPHRYLYAVHAVDVEELDIDPESTATVLGFNLYFHSIGRAVLWGWYEATE; encoded by the coding sequence ATGAGCTACTCCTACGCACAAGACGCACGTTTTCCCGGTCCGGATCCGTACGCGCCGCTGAAGGTTCTCCCGGAGTTCACTCTCACGTCCACCGATCTGGAGGACGGGGCGGAACTCGACGAGAAACTGCGGGCGCCGAAGTCCGTCTCCCCGCAGCTGTCCTGGTCGGATCTTCCGGAGGGCACCAAGTCCCTCGCGGTGACCTGTTTCGATCCGGACGCACCCACCGGCTCCGGCTACTGGCATTGGGCGGCCTTCAACATCCCAGTGGACGTCGCGGAGCTGCCGTCGGATGCCGGCGCCCTGGCCGACCTCGGGGTCGGGGCCGTCACCCTGAGCAACGACGCCGGGGAGCGACGCCACTACGGCGCCAACCCCCCGGCTGGTCATGCCCCGCACCGGTATCTTTACGCGGTCCACGCGGTCGACGTCGAGGAGCTCGACATCGACCCAGAGTCGACGGCCACGGTGCTCGGTTTCAACCTCTACTTCCACAGCATCGGCCGTGCCGTGCTGTGGGGATGGTACGAGGCCACGGAGTAA